A section of the Pseudomonas fluorescens genome encodes:
- a CDS encoding arginase has translation MNILDLDHSLTAQAPIARRLASGQATRLDLLDLGPKLRLWSTEKTWKRFAQRLAQRLRPTTARPEIFFVGSGDYHHLTPAFLAEVQEPISLIHFDNHPDWVRLAPRRHCGSWVNQALKMPAIKRIVTLGPCSDDLHNPQLRGGNLGALRRGHLQLFPWQHPPSKVWGRVGDGAGHAQQENHLHWRNLAELDWPAFLEQMIASLPTEAVWITLDKDVLASEDAATNWDQGGMRLTHLLQALRALAASKRIIGIDVCGEFATPAFSNAFKRWEAKSDQPPAERWSADDLLRNAATNEALINLFEELFP, from the coding sequence TTGAATATTCTCGATCTCGACCACAGCCTCACGGCCCAGGCACCCATTGCCCGGCGTCTGGCCAGTGGTCAAGCCACGCGCCTGGACCTGCTCGACCTGGGCCCGAAACTGCGCCTGTGGTCCACCGAAAAAACCTGGAAGCGCTTTGCCCAGCGCCTGGCCCAAAGGCTCCGGCCAACCACAGCGCGACCAGAAATCTTCTTTGTCGGCTCCGGCGACTATCACCACCTGACCCCGGCCTTTCTCGCCGAGGTGCAGGAGCCCATCAGCCTGATCCACTTTGACAACCATCCTGACTGGGTACGCCTGGCACCGCGACGGCACTGCGGCTCGTGGGTCAACCAGGCGCTGAAGATGCCGGCGATCAAACGTATCGTCACCCTCGGCCCATGCAGCGACGACTTGCATAACCCGCAACTGCGTGGCGGCAACCTTGGGGCCCTCAGGCGCGGTCACTTGCAGTTGTTTCCGTGGCAGCACCCACCGTCGAAAGTCTGGGGCCGCGTCGGGGATGGTGCCGGCCACGCACAACAGGAAAACCACCTGCACTGGCGCAACCTGGCTGAGCTCGACTGGCCCGCCTTCCTTGAGCAGATGATCGCCAGCCTGCCCACCGAGGCGGTGTGGATCACCCTCGACAAGGACGTGCTGGCCAGCGAAGACGCGGCCACCAACTGGGACCAGGGCGGCATGCGCCTGACCCATCTGTTGCAGGCCTTGCGTGCGTTGGCGGCGAGCAAGCGGATCATCGGCATCGATGTATGTGGCGAGTTTGCTACGCCTGCGTTCAGCAACGCCTTCAAGCGTTGGGAGGCCAAGTCCGACCAGCCGCCGGCCGAACGCTGGAGCGCGGATGATCTGTTGCGTAACGCGGCGACCAATGAGGCGTTGATCAACCTGTTCGAGGAACTGTTCCCGTGA
- a CDS encoding DsbA family oxidoreductase, with protein sequence MSTSLKIDFVSDVSCPWCVIGLRGLTEALDQLGAEVQAEIHFQPFELNPNMPAEGQNIVEHITEKYGSTAQESQANRERIRDMGAALGFAFRTDGQSRIYNTFDAHRLLHWAGLEGLQYNLKEALFKAYFSDGQNPCDHATLAIIAESVGLDLKRAAEILASDEYAAEVREQEQLWVSRGVTSVPTIVFNDQYAVSGGQPAEAFVGAIRQIINESKS encoded by the coding sequence ATGAGTACTTCCCTGAAAATCGATTTCGTCAGCGACGTGTCCTGCCCCTGGTGCGTCATCGGCCTGCGCGGCCTGACCGAAGCCCTGGACCAACTGGGCGCCGAAGTGCAGGCCGAGATCCACTTCCAGCCTTTTGAGCTGAACCCGAACATGCCCGCCGAAGGGCAGAACATCGTTGAGCACATCACCGAGAAATACGGCTCCACTGCCCAAGAGTCCCAGGCCAACCGCGAACGCATCCGCGACATGGGCGCAGCGCTGGGCTTTGCCTTTCGTACCGATGGCCAAAGCCGTATCTACAACACCTTCGACGCCCATCGCCTGTTGCACTGGGCCGGGCTTGAGGGCCTGCAGTACAACCTCAAGGAAGCGCTGTTCAAGGCTTATTTCAGCGATGGCCAGAACCCTTGCGACCACGCCACCTTGGCAATCATTGCCGAAAGCGTCGGGCTGGACCTCAAGCGTGCAGCCGAGATCCTGGCGTCGGACGAGTACGCCGCCGAAGTCCGCGAGCAGGAACAACTGTGGGTCTCCCGTGGCGTGACCTCGGTGCCGACCATCGTGTTCAACGACCAGTACGCGGTCAGTGGCGGGCAGCCGGCTGAGGCGTTTGTTGGCGCGATCCGCCAGATCATCAACGAGTCCAAAAGCTAA
- a CDS encoding alpha/beta fold hydrolase, whose amino-acid sequence MRVLLLLASLLFGLPSFAASRCDVNVPTERVDLDQVSLAYQSIGRASDPALLLVMGLGGQLIHWPDEVVVALCQQGFRVIRYDNRDVGLSTWRQAPASANLTFEVLRYKLGLPVAAPYTLTDMADDALGLMDALQIRQFHVLGASMGGMIAQHLAAMAPQRVESLTLIMTSSGAEGLPAPNAALVQLLSRRSAPNREVALEQQADLLAALGSPEVKDDRQALLQQAAQAYDRAFNPEGVKRQIMAILAEPSRVPLLNQLRVPTLVVHGTADPLLPVMHGIHLAAHIQGSQLRLIPGLAHRFQEAFKAPLLAAVLPYLQAHREDTTHWAQLDPAQPSKVL is encoded by the coding sequence ATGCGCGTGTTGCTTTTACTGGCCAGCTTACTGTTTGGCCTGCCGTCTTTTGCGGCTTCTCGATGTGATGTCAATGTCCCGACTGAGCGGGTCGATCTGGACCAGGTGAGCCTGGCGTACCAGAGCATTGGTCGTGCTTCCGATCCGGCGCTGTTGCTGGTGATGGGCCTGGGTGGGCAGTTGATCCACTGGCCGGACGAAGTGGTGGTCGCCCTGTGCCAACAGGGTTTTCGGGTGATCCGCTACGACAATCGCGATGTTGGCCTGTCCACCTGGCGCCAGGCGCCCGCCAGCGCCAACCTGACCTTTGAAGTGCTGCGCTACAAGCTGGGCCTGCCGGTGGCCGCGCCCTACACCCTGACGGATATGGCTGACGATGCCCTGGGGTTGATGGATGCGTTGCAGATCCGCCAGTTCCATGTGCTGGGCGCCAGCATGGGCGGGATGATCGCCCAGCACCTGGCGGCCATGGCCCCGCAGCGCGTGGAAAGCCTGACCCTGATCATGACCAGCTCCGGCGCCGAAGGCCTGCCCGCGCCCAATGCCGCGCTGGTGCAACTGCTGTCACGGCGCAGCGCGCCCAACCGCGAAGTGGCCCTGGAGCAGCAGGCCGACTTGCTGGCGGCCCTGGGCAGCCCCGAGGTCAAGGATGACCGCCAGGCCTTGCTGCAACAGGCGGCGCAGGCCTATGACCGGGCGTTCAACCCCGAGGGCGTGAAGCGCCAGATCATGGCAATCCTTGCCGAACCGAGCCGGGTGCCATTGCTCAATCAGTTGCGGGTGCCGACCCTGGTGGTCCACGGCACGGCCGACCCGTTGCTGCCGGTCATGCATGGCATACACCTGGCGGCGCATATCCAGGGCAGCCAGTTGCGGCTGATCCCGGGCCTGGCCCATCGTTTCCAGGAGGCGTTCAAGGCGCCATTGCTGGCGGCGGTGTTGCCTTACCTGCAAGCCCACCGTGAAGACACGACGCATTGGGCACAGCTTGATCCTGCGCAGCCTTCCAAGGTTTTATGA
- the metR gene encoding transcriptional regulator MetR: MLEIRHLKTLHALREADSLVEAAERLHLTQSALSHQFKELEERMGMPLFVRKTKPVRFTSAGLRLLQLADATLPLLRGAERDIARLAGGTAGRLHMAIECHSCFQWLMPTIDQFRDAWPEVELDLASGFAFAPLPALARGDLDLVVTSDPLELAGITYVPLFTYEAMLAVANQHALANKPYIVPEDLLNETLITYPVERDRLDIFTRFLEPADVEPAQVRTSELTVMMMQLVASGRGVCGMPHWALHEYSSRGYVKAKRLGEKGLFATLYAGIRADMLDAPYMRDFLLTAKDTSFSTLDGVSAVR; this comes from the coding sequence GTGCTCGAAATCCGTCATCTCAAGACCCTGCACGCGTTGCGCGAAGCCGACAGCCTGGTAGAAGCCGCCGAGCGTCTGCACCTGACCCAGTCGGCGCTGTCCCACCAGTTCAAGGAGCTGGAAGAACGCATGGGCATGCCGCTGTTTGTGCGCAAGACCAAGCCGGTACGCTTCACCAGTGCCGGCCTGCGCCTGCTGCAACTGGCCGACGCCACCTTGCCACTGCTGCGCGGCGCCGAACGGGATATCGCGCGCCTGGCCGGGGGCACGGCCGGGCGCCTGCATATGGCGATCGAATGCCACAGCTGCTTCCAGTGGCTGATGCCGACCATCGACCAGTTTCGCGATGCCTGGCCGGAAGTCGAACTGGACCTGGCCTCCGGTTTTGCCTTCGCCCCACTGCCGGCCCTGGCCCGTGGCGACCTGGACCTGGTGGTGACCTCCGACCCGCTGGAACTGGCAGGCATCACCTATGTGCCGTTGTTCACCTATGAAGCGATGCTCGCCGTAGCCAACCAGCACGCGCTGGCGAACAAGCCCTACATCGTGCCCGAGGATTTACTCAACGAAACCCTGATCACCTACCCGGTGGAGCGCGATCGCCTGGACATCTTCACGCGTTTCCTGGAACCGGCCGACGTCGAGCCGGCCCAGGTGCGGACCTCGGAACTGACGGTGATGATGATGCAGTTGGTGGCCAGCGGGCGCGGCGTCTGTGGCATGCCCCACTGGGCCCTGCACGAATACAGCTCGCGGGGTTATGTGAAGGCCAAGCGGCTGGGGGAGAAGGGCTTGTTCGCCACGCTGTACGCCGGGATCCGTGCGGATATGCTGGATGCGCCCTACATGCGTGACTTTTTGCTGACCGCCAAGGACACATCGTTTTCGACCCTGGATGGGGTCAGTGCAGTCCGTTGA
- a CDS encoding LysE family translocator, producing the protein MIPLNDLLIFAAASLLLVLTPGPNMIYLISRSICQGRKAGVTSLLGVVAGFFVHLFAAAAGLSAVFLTVPVAYEVLKWAGALYLLWLAWQAVKPGARSPFEAQQLPADSPRKLVTMGFLTSALNPKIAVFYLSVFPQFITPEHGSVFTQSLMLGFTQISVSFVVNLLISLCAASIATWFIHNPTWLAVQRYFMGFVLAALAVRLMLEQRRSA; encoded by the coding sequence GTGATCCCCCTCAACGACCTGCTGATTTTTGCCGCCGCCTCGCTGCTGCTGGTGCTGACACCCGGCCCGAACATGATCTACCTGATTTCCCGTTCGATCTGCCAGGGCCGCAAGGCTGGGGTGACGTCGTTGCTGGGGGTGGTCGCGGGGTTCTTCGTGCACCTGTTCGCCGCCGCCGCCGGGTTGAGCGCAGTGTTTCTCACGGTGCCCGTGGCGTATGAAGTCCTGAAGTGGGCCGGTGCGCTGTATTTGCTGTGGCTGGCCTGGCAAGCGGTGAAACCGGGCGCTCGCTCGCCGTTCGAAGCCCAGCAACTGCCTGCCGACTCGCCACGCAAGCTGGTGACCATGGGCTTTCTGACCAGTGCCCTGAACCCGAAAATCGCGGTGTTCTACCTGTCGGTGTTCCCGCAATTCATTACCCCGGAGCACGGTTCGGTCTTCACCCAGAGCCTGATGCTGGGCTTTACCCAGATCAGCGTCAGCTTTGTAGTCAACCTGCTGATCTCGCTGTGTGCGGCCAGTATCGCCACCTGGTTTATCCACAACCCCACGTGGCTGGCGGTCCAGCGTTATTTCATGGGGTTCGTGCTGGCCGCCCTGGCGGTGCGCCTGATGCTCGAGCAACGGCGCAGCGCCTGA
- a CDS encoding NUDIX hydrolase gives MPKTLRIAAALLIGNDGQTLLVRKRGTQAFMQPGGKIDAGEQPVQALARELHEELGLRIDPAAAQYLGQFSAPAANEPGFTVHAELFEVRIDVPVTPAAEIEEVRWIDPAGDGGLPLAPLTRDLILPFYRSSLATTA, from the coding sequence ATGCCCAAGACCCTCCGCATCGCCGCCGCCCTGTTGATCGGCAACGACGGCCAGACCCTGCTGGTGCGCAAGCGCGGCACCCAGGCCTTCATGCAGCCGGGCGGCAAGATCGATGCGGGCGAGCAACCGGTACAGGCCCTGGCCCGTGAGCTGCATGAAGAACTGGGGCTGCGTATCGACCCTGCAGCGGCGCAGTACCTTGGCCAGTTTTCGGCCCCGGCAGCCAACGAGCCGGGATTTACCGTACACGCCGAGCTGTTTGAAGTGCGTATCGACGTACCGGTGACCCCTGCCGCCGAGATCGAAGAAGTGCGCTGGATCGACCCGGCGGGCGACGGCGGCCTGCCGTTGGCGCCCTTGACACGTGACCTGATCCTGCCTTTCTATCGCTCATCGCTGGCCACCACCGCCTGA
- a CDS encoding HD domain-containing phosphohydrolase: MGESVSYSETERPVVLLIDTHPDVLERLAQLLCLEPFELCSATTANEALAILAGRCVDLVMSAARLPDMDGATLLAQIHRDYPHTVRLLLTGETDLTLIVKAINEGQIYRYLSKPWKDDELLLALRQSLAHQHSERERLRLEQLTRQQNEELKQLNASLEKRVVSRTSELQQTADMLDLAYEELKHSYATGTEVFSLLANLRLPRSKQTNRQIIELVRTWCVLHGLDDASSRDLTMAAALYNIGKLSWSDSMMVAPSDLLHSTDRERFREYSSQSESLLMTLEPMKDAARLIRHHQERWDGSGFPDHLKGEAIPMGSRLLKLAVDFIELQRGLILERQMNSDEALLYIRKYAGRLYDPDMVEGFVQACAAFLSDVTLGDPNVRVLTTRELAEGMVLARNLNADNGMLLLNAGKVLNLPLVDKLIAFEAMEGARYSVFIKEPEHPPTL, from the coding sequence GTGGGAGAGTCTGTTAGCTATTCCGAGACCGAACGCCCGGTGGTGCTGTTGATTGACACCCACCCGGACGTGCTTGAACGCCTCGCGCAGTTACTGTGCCTGGAACCCTTTGAACTGTGCAGCGCCACCACTGCCAACGAGGCGCTGGCCATCCTCGCCGGCCGCTGCGTGGACCTGGTGATGAGTGCTGCGCGCCTGCCCGATATGGATGGCGCCACGCTGTTGGCGCAAATCCACCGTGACTATCCCCACACCGTGCGTCTGCTGTTGACCGGTGAGACCGACCTGACGCTGATCGTCAAGGCGATCAACGAAGGGCAGATCTACCGCTACCTCAGCAAACCCTGGAAGGACGACGAACTGCTGCTGGCGTTGCGTCAGTCCCTGGCTCACCAGCATTCCGAGCGTGAGCGCCTGCGCCTGGAACAGTTGACCCGCCAGCAGAACGAGGAGCTCAAGCAGCTCAATGCATCCCTGGAGAAGCGTGTGGTCTCGCGCACCAGTGAATTGCAACAGACTGCCGACATGCTCGACCTGGCCTACGAAGAACTCAAGCACAGCTACGCCACCGGTACCGAAGTGTTTTCGTTGCTGGCCAACCTGCGCCTGCCGCGCAGCAAGCAGACCAACCGCCAGATCATCGAGCTGGTACGCACCTGGTGTGTGCTCCATGGCCTGGACGACGCCAGCAGCCGCGACCTGACCATGGCGGCGGCGCTCTACAACATCGGCAAGTTAAGCTGGAGCGACAGCATGATGGTTGCCCCCTCGGACTTGCTGCACAGCACCGACCGCGAGCGTTTTCGCGAGTATTCCAGCCAGAGCGAATCCCTGTTGATGACCCTGGAACCGATGAAGGACGCCGCACGGCTGATCCGTCATCATCAGGAACGCTGGGATGGCAGTGGCTTCCCGGATCATCTCAAGGGCGAGGCGATTCCCATGGGCTCGCGTCTGCTGAAGCTGGCGGTGGACTTCATCGAGTTGCAGCGCGGCCTGATCCTGGAGCGGCAGATGAACAGCGACGAGGCGCTGCTGTACATTCGTAAATACGCCGGGCGCCTGTATGACCCGGACATGGTCGAGGGCTTTGTACAGGCGTGTGCGGCGTTCCTCAGTGACGTAACGCTGGGCGACCCCAATGTGCGGGTGCTCACGACTCGCGAGCTGGCCGAAGGCATGGTCCTGGCGCGCAACCTCAATGCCGATAACGGCATGCTGCTGCTCAATGCCGGCAAGGTCTTGAACCTGCCGCTGGTGGACAAGCTGATCGCCTTCGAAGCCATGGAAGGCGCCAGGTACAGCGTGTTCATCAAGGAGCCCGAACACCCCCCAACCCTGTAG
- a CDS encoding type B 50S ribosomal protein L31: MKPGIHPDYRDVLFHDTAADVFFLIGSTVDTDRTYQHSDGNTYPYVILDVSSASHPVYTGQQRKTQSEGRIAGFNKRFAAFGSSGKTAGA; the protein is encoded by the coding sequence ATGAAACCTGGTATCCATCCTGATTATCGTGACGTGCTCTTCCATGACACCGCAGCCGATGTTTTCTTTCTGATTGGCTCTACCGTCGATACCGACCGCACCTATCAACACAGCGATGGCAACACCTACCCCTACGTGATCCTCGATGTCTCCAGCGCCTCTCACCCGGTGTACACCGGCCAGCAGCGCAAGACCCAGTCCGAAGGCCGCATCGCGGGGTTCAACAAGCGTTTCGCCGCGTTTGGCTCGTCTGGCAAAACCGCGGGGGCCTGA
- a CDS encoding FMN-binding glutamate synthase family protein codes for MSLSLLSRYAFFAVCVIFTLASLPFIEHEWLWPITLVTAVLSLIGIFDLLQSPHAVRRNYPILGNIRYLVEGIRPEIRQYLLESDSDALPFSRAQRSLVYSRAKNETADKPFGTLIDVYQSGFEFIGHSMRPAPLSDPSAFRVMVGGPQCTQPYSASVFNISAMSFGSLSANAIRALNQGAKLGNFAHDTGEGSISPYHREHGGDLTWELGSGYFGCRTSDGRFDPQRFAVQAQNPQVRMIEIKMSQGAKPGHGGILPKHKVTREIAETRGILMGEDCISPSRHSAFSTPIELMQFIAQLRELSGGKPVGFKFCLGHPWEFMGIAKAMLETGILPDFIVVDGKEGGTGAAPVEFTDHIGVPLREGLLFVHNTLVGLNLRDKIKLGASGKIVSAFDIASVLAIGADWANSARGFMFAIGCIQSQSCHTNKCPTGVATQDPLRQRALVVPDKAQRVFNFHRNTLKALAEMLAAAGLDHPSQLSAKHLVRRMSATEIKLFSQLHVFLKPGELLTGEVNGEFYSRMWQMARADSFEPHEVEAA; via the coding sequence ATGAGCCTGTCGTTGCTGAGTCGTTATGCGTTTTTTGCCGTGTGCGTGATCTTCACCCTCGCCAGCCTGCCGTTTATCGAACATGAATGGCTGTGGCCGATCACCCTGGTCACCGCCGTGTTGAGCCTGATCGGCATCTTCGACCTGTTGCAAAGCCCCCACGCGGTGCGCCGCAACTACCCGATCCTGGGCAATATCCGCTACCTGGTCGAAGGCATTCGCCCGGAAATCCGCCAATACCTGCTCGAATCCGACAGCGATGCCCTGCCCTTCTCCCGGGCCCAGCGCTCCCTGGTGTATTCCCGGGCCAAGAACGAAACAGCTGACAAACCCTTCGGCACCCTGATCGACGTGTATCAGTCCGGCTTCGAGTTCATCGGCCATTCCATGCGCCCGGCGCCGCTGAGTGATCCCAGCGCATTTCGCGTGATGGTCGGCGGCCCGCAGTGCACACAGCCGTACTCGGCGTCGGTGTTCAATATTTCAGCGATGAGTTTTGGCTCCCTCAGTGCCAACGCGATTCGCGCCCTCAACCAGGGCGCCAAGCTTGGTAACTTTGCCCACGACACGGGTGAAGGCAGCATCAGCCCCTATCACCGGGAACACGGCGGCGATCTGACCTGGGAACTGGGCAGCGGCTATTTCGGCTGCCGTACCAGTGACGGTCGCTTCGACCCGCAGCGCTTTGCCGTGCAGGCGCAAAACCCGCAGGTACGCATGATCGAGATCAAGATGAGCCAGGGTGCCAAGCCCGGCCATGGCGGGATTTTGCCCAAGCACAAAGTCACCCGGGAAATTGCCGAGACCCGCGGGATCCTGATGGGCGAAGACTGCATCTCGCCGTCACGCCACAGTGCGTTTTCCACGCCCATCGAACTGATGCAGTTCATCGCGCAGTTGCGGGAACTGTCCGGCGGCAAGCCCGTGGGCTTCAAGTTCTGCCTGGGTCACCCCTGGGAGTTCATGGGCATTGCCAAGGCCATGCTGGAAACCGGGATCCTGCCGGACTTTATTGTGGTGGACGGCAAGGAAGGCGGCACCGGCGCGGCGCCCGTGGAGTTCACCGACCATATCGGTGTGCCCCTGCGCGAAGGCCTGCTGTTTGTACACAACACCCTGGTGGGCTTGAACCTGCGCGACAAGATCAAGCTCGGCGCCAGCGGCAAGATCGTCAGCGCCTTCGATATCGCCAGCGTCCTGGCCATCGGTGCCGACTGGGCCAACTCGGCCCGCGGCTTTATGTTTGCCATCGGCTGCATCCAGTCGCAAAGCTGCCACACCAACAAATGCCCGACCGGCGTGGCCACCCAGGACCCCTTGCGCCAACGCGCACTGGTGGTGCCGGACAAGGCCCAGCGCGTGTTCAACTTCCACCGCAATACCCTCAAGGCCCTGGCCGAAATGCTCGCCGCCGCGGGGCTGGATCATCCGTCGCAACTGTCGGCCAAGCACTTGGTGCGGCGGATGTCCGCCACCGAGATCAAGTTGTTCTCGCAGTTGCATGTGTTCCTCAAACCGGGGGAGTTACTCACCGGCGAAGTGAACGGCGAGTTCTATTCGCGGATGTGGCAGATGGCCCGGGCGGACAGTTTTGAGCCGCACGAGGTGGAAGCTGCGTAA
- a CDS encoding cupin domain-containing protein, with protein sequence MPLLDFAALAGQLPQSWKSSRVGQVGPAWIKVLRMSEQAYEEETHDYNEGLLVISGRLHLSIGDEQVKVEAGQMYLVQAGIAHSVLAGSHGTLVIIDV encoded by the coding sequence ATGCCGCTGCTGGATTTCGCTGCACTGGCCGGGCAACTGCCGCAAAGCTGGAAATCATCCCGGGTCGGCCAGGTCGGCCCGGCCTGGATCAAAGTCCTGCGCATGAGCGAACAGGCCTACGAGGAAGAAACCCACGACTACAACGAAGGGTTGCTCGTCATCAGCGGCCGCCTGCACTTGTCCATTGGCGATGAGCAGGTCAAGGTCGAAGCTGGCCAGATGTATCTGGTCCAAGCCGGTATCGCCCACAGCGTGCTGGCTGGCAGCCACGGCACCCTGGTGATCATCGACGTCTAG
- a CDS encoding OpgC domain-containing protein: protein MLNGRDPRIDFFRGLALIFIFWDHVPHNPLGQITLRNFGFSDAAEVFVFLAGYASVLAYSKVLQREGYWMACLKILRRAWVLYVVHIFLLAMLMGIVFFANSKVETRDLVQEMGLTHFITNPQQALTDELLLRFKPNLMDPLPLYIVLLLGLPLVLPVLVRKPLAVVAVSLAVYLLAPRLGWNLAAIADGVWYFNPVTWQLLFVLGGAAAIRSSQPRAAETRPLHRQPLFLGAAAYAVVAGVITLSWRWPEVHDAWMPAVISDWLYPISKTDLSPVRLVHFLALVYVTAKLLPGRAWTQNWLAQQSCRMGRYSLEVFCLGVLLAPLADMLNAQVDDAWPMQLFSALLGLLLMAALAAWLEFNKRLNAPQRSLAAGS from the coding sequence ATGCTTAACGGACGCGACCCGCGCATCGACTTTTTTCGGGGCCTGGCGTTGATCTTCATTTTTTGGGATCACGTCCCCCACAACCCACTCGGCCAGATCACCCTGCGCAACTTTGGCTTCAGCGATGCCGCCGAGGTCTTCGTATTCCTCGCCGGCTACGCCTCCGTGCTGGCCTACAGCAAGGTATTGCAGCGCGAAGGCTACTGGATGGCATGCCTGAAAATCCTGCGTCGCGCCTGGGTGCTCTACGTGGTGCACATCTTCTTGCTGGCGATGCTGATGGGCATCGTGTTCTTCGCCAACAGCAAAGTGGAAACCCGCGACCTGGTCCAGGAAATGGGCCTCACGCACTTCATCACCAACCCGCAACAAGCCCTGACCGATGAGTTGCTGTTGCGCTTCAAGCCCAACCTGATGGACCCGCTGCCGCTGTATATCGTGCTGTTGCTCGGCCTGCCGCTGGTGCTGCCGGTGCTGGTGCGCAAGCCCCTGGCGGTGGTGGCGGTGTCGCTGGCGGTGTACCTGCTGGCCCCCCGGCTGGGCTGGAACCTGGCCGCGATTGCCGACGGAGTGTGGTACTTCAACCCGGTGACCTGGCAGTTGCTGTTCGTGCTCGGCGGGGCGGCGGCGATCCGCTCCAGCCAGCCACGGGCCGCCGAAACCCGGCCACTGCACCGGCAACCCTTGTTCCTGGGCGCGGCGGCCTATGCCGTAGTGGCCGGTGTGATCACCCTCTCCTGGCGCTGGCCCGAGGTCCACGATGCGTGGATGCCCGCCGTCATCAGCGACTGGCTGTACCCCATCAGCAAGACCGACCTGTCGCCGGTGCGCCTGGTGCATTTCCTGGCCCTGGTCTACGTCACGGCCAAGCTGCTGCCCGGTCGTGCCTGGACGCAAAACTGGCTGGCGCAGCAAAGCTGCCGCATGGGCCGCTATTCGCTGGAAGTGTTTTGCCTTGGGGTATTGCTGGCGCCCTTGGCGGACATGCTCAACGCCCAGGTCGACGATGCCTGGCCGATGCAGCTGTTCAGTGCGCTGCTGGGCCTGTTGTTGATGGCGGCACTGGCGGCCTGGCTGGAGTTCAACAAACGCTTGAATGCGCCTCAGCGCAGCCTGGCTGCGGGCAGTTGA
- a CDS encoding amino acid permease yields the protein MPVGNHLPHGETASGGPLKRELGERHIRLMALGACIGVGLFLGSAKAIEMAGPAIMLSYIIGGLAILVIMRALGEMAVHNPVAGSFSRYAQDYLGPLAGFLTGWNYWFLWLVTCVAEITAVAVYMGVWFPETPRWIWALAALVSMGTINLIAVKAFGEFEFWFALIKIVTIIAMVIGGVGIIAFGFGNDGVALGISNLWAHGGFLPNGITGVLMSLQMVMFAYLGVEMIGLTAGEAKNPQKTIPNAIGSVFWRILLFYVGALFVILSIYPWNEIGTQGSPFVMTFERLGIKTAAGIINFVVITAALSSCNGGIFSTGRMLYSLAQNGQAPATFGTTSRNGVPRRALLLSIFALLLGVLLNYLVPEKVFVWVTSIATFGAIWTWVMILLAQLKFRKSLSPAEQKALKYRMWLYPVSSYLALAFLVLVVGLMAYFPDTRIALYIGPAFLILLTVLFYAFKLQPTQAAPQSV from the coding sequence ATGCCTGTTGGCAACCACCTGCCCCATGGCGAGACCGCTTCGGGCGGCCCGCTCAAACGTGAACTGGGCGAACGGCATATTCGTCTGATGGCGCTCGGCGCCTGTATCGGTGTCGGTCTGTTCCTGGGTTCGGCCAAGGCCATCGAGATGGCCGGCCCGGCAATCATGCTGTCCTACATCATTGGCGGCCTGGCGATCCTGGTGATCATGCGCGCCCTTGGCGAGATGGCCGTGCATAACCCGGTGGCCGGCTCGTTCAGCCGCTACGCCCAGGATTATCTCGGCCCGCTGGCGGGCTTTCTCACTGGCTGGAACTACTGGTTCCTGTGGTTGGTGACCTGCGTCGCGGAAATCACCGCCGTGGCGGTGTACATGGGTGTCTGGTTCCCCGAGACCCCCCGCTGGATCTGGGCCCTGGCAGCCCTGGTGAGCATGGGCACGATCAACCTTATCGCGGTGAAGGCCTTCGGTGAGTTCGAGTTCTGGTTCGCCCTGATCAAGATCGTGACCATCATTGCCATGGTCATCGGTGGCGTGGGCATCATCGCATTCGGCTTTGGCAACGACGGCGTGGCGCTGGGGATTTCCAACCTGTGGGCCCACGGCGGCTTCCTGCCCAACGGCATTACCGGTGTGCTGATGTCGCTGCAAATGGTGATGTTCGCTTATCTGGGCGTGGAGATGATCGGCCTGACCGCCGGTGAGGCGAAGAACCCGCAGAAGACCATTCCCAATGCCATCGGCTCGGTGTTCTGGCGGATCCTGCTGTTCTACGTCGGCGCGTTGTTCGTGATCCTGTCGATCTACCCATGGAACGAGATCGGTACCCAGGGCAGCCCGTTTGTGATGACCTTTGAGCGCCTGGGCATCAAGACAGCGGCTGGCATCATTAACTTTGTGGTGATCACTGCGGCGTTGTCGTCCTGCAACGGCGGGATCTTCAGCACCGGGCGCATGCTCTACAGCCTGGCGCAGAACGGCCAGGCCCCGGCGACCTTCGGCACGACTTCGCGCAATGGCGTACCCCGCCGGGCGCTGCTGTTGTCGATCTTCGCCTTGCTGCTGGGCGTGCTGCTCAACTACCTGGTGCCAGAGAAGGTCTTCGTCTGGGTCACGTCCATTGCGACCTTCGGTGCGATCTGGACGTGGGTGATGATCCTGCTGGCGCAGCTCAAGTTCCGCAAGAGCCTGAGCCCCGCCGAGCAGAAAGCCCTGAAATACCGCATGTGGCTGTACCCGGTCAGCTCGTACCTGGCCTTGGCGTTCCTGGTGTTGGTGGTGGGCCTGATGGCGTACTTCCCGGACACCCGCATCGCCCTGTATATCGGCCCGGCGTTCCTGATACTGCTGACCGTGCTGTTTTACGCGTTCAAGCTGCAACCGACCCAGGCTGCACCGCAGTCGGTCTGA